From Chlamydiifrater volucris, one genomic window encodes:
- a CDS encoding metallophosphoesterase, giving the protein MKLYALADLHLCLGVPEKTMEIFGDPWTGYLEKLRKGWCSTVSDLDWVLLPGDISWGKSLDESKEDFSFIGELPGNKVVIKGNHDYWSSSSASKLSAALPSNITYLRGGVFRIPGTKIDIIGTRLWDHSSINIPSSVFKSPKGNKIWTGEQIVHNEKIFQREYLRLKEACKQLPLDSEKIIAMTHYPPISFDGSSGPVSELLSDYDVDVCVFGHIHGLKSIFPKEFPGNSVQYRLVAADYVNFCPQRIL; this is encoded by the coding sequence ATGAAGTTGTACGCATTGGCTGATCTACATCTGTGCTTGGGTGTCCCGGAAAAAACTATGGAGATTTTTGGTGATCCTTGGACGGGGTATTTAGAGAAGCTTCGGAAGGGTTGGTGTTCTACGGTTTCTGATTTGGATTGGGTTCTTCTTCCCGGAGATATTTCCTGGGGAAAGAGTTTGGATGAATCGAAAGAGGATTTTTCCTTCATAGGGGAGCTCCCTGGGAACAAGGTTGTCATTAAAGGAAACCATGATTATTGGAGCTCTTCTTCAGCTAGTAAGTTGTCAGCTGCTCTTCCAAGTAACATTACTTATCTCAGAGGCGGAGTATTTCGGATTCCTGGAACTAAGATTGATATTATAGGGACTCGCTTGTGGGATCATTCTTCTATAAATATTCCTTCCAGTGTTTTTAAGTCTCCTAAGGGAAACAAAATATGGACGGGAGAGCAAATTGTTCACAATGAAAAGATTTTTCAACGAGAATATCTTAGGTTGAAAGAGGCATGTAAACAGCTTCCCTTAGATAGTGAAAAAATTATAGCTATGACTCATTACCCACCGATATCTTTCGATGGATCCTCAGGACCTGTTTCTGAACTGTTAAGCGATTATGATGTAGACGTTTGTGTGTTTGGTCATATTCATGGATTAAAATCTATTTTTCCAAAAGAATTTCCTGGTAATTCTGTTCAGTATAGGCTGGTCGCTGCAGACTATGTAAATTTTTGTCCTCAACGAATTTTATAG
- a CDS encoding orotidine 5'-phosphate decarboxylase / HUMPS family protein, giving the protein MQRQSYEERANLTKHPLSRKLFSLMHSKQTNLGVIANSSKSHEILKLAETIGPNICILKTHVDILEDFTPDFSRNLRSIADKHQFLIFEDRKYSELGEVVERQYGGGLYKVVDWADLVSVHLSSGEKIIDSLSLVGKDKGRGIVLLADSSMEDISCDSSLVAIRWAEKRPDFIMGFECSRRLCLNEGFLHFTSIRKSLIEDTFCSIKLSPEHVIGACGGDVILIDDSFLGSGDPEIISREYRNRGYIAYNQY; this is encoded by the coding sequence ATGCAGAGGCAATCTTATGAGGAAAGGGCCAACTTAACTAAGCATCCTCTTTCCAGGAAATTATTTTCTTTAATGCATAGTAAGCAAACAAACTTAGGTGTAATCGCAAATAGTTCTAAGAGTCACGAAATATTAAAATTAGCAGAAACTATTGGTCCTAATATCTGCATATTGAAAACGCATGTAGATATTCTAGAGGATTTTACTCCAGATTTTTCGCGAAACCTCCGGAGCATAGCTGACAAACATCAATTTTTGATTTTTGAGGACAGAAAGTATTCTGAATTAGGAGAGGTTGTAGAGCGTCAGTATGGTGGTGGGTTATATAAGGTGGTGGATTGGGCAGATTTGGTTAGTGTACATCTTTCTTCGGGGGAAAAGATTATAGATTCCTTAAGTTTAGTAGGGAAGGATAAGGGGCGGGGTATTGTTTTACTAGCAGATAGCAGCATGGAAGATATTTCCTGTGACAGTTCCTTGGTGGCCATACGATGGGCTGAGAAGAGGCCAGATTTCATTATGGGGTTTGAATGTTCTAGAAGACTTTGTTTAAATGAAGGTTTTTTGCATTTCACTTCCATTCGTAAGTCTCTAATTGAAGACACTTTTTGTTCCATAAAGCTCTCTCCAGAGCATGTTATAGGTGCTTGTGGAGGAGATGTTATTCTGATAGATGATAGTTTTTTGGGATCGGGAGATCCAGAAATTATTTCTAGAGAGTACAGAAATCGAGGCTATATTGCTTATAATCAATATTGA
- the hemH gene encoding ferrochelatase → MSRVYVLANFGGPRSLDEVEPFLTSLLTDPDVTGKILSEKLTKKLFTWIAKKRTPKVIPQYEAIGGFSPIASDTLKMAHQLQRTFQTPVIPFHRYLPSTHQETLSHLRDSTNQEVIGIPLFPHFTYCVTGSIIKFLSRHLPNIKWRWITNFGSHSSFIQTWISHLKEFFKKNKIPEDDCVLLFSFHGIPESMSKKGDPYASQCLESFGILRKAFPFSTTMLSFQSRFGPFKWLMPYTQKVCQTLISPKKHVAIVPLGFISDHLETLFEIENEYLPTLRERGYKAHRVPAIFESQHWMPALHAIVQTSTQTRPEQIFSRNFGTTT, encoded by the coding sequence ATGTCCCGGGTGTATGTCTTAGCAAATTTTGGCGGCCCTAGATCTTTAGACGAAGTGGAACCATTTCTAACAAGCTTACTGACGGATCCTGATGTAACGGGAAAAATCCTCTCCGAGAAGTTAACGAAAAAGTTATTTACATGGATAGCCAAAAAACGAACGCCCAAAGTTATCCCTCAATACGAAGCTATAGGAGGGTTCTCTCCTATAGCTAGCGACACATTGAAAATGGCTCACCAATTACAAAGAACTTTTCAAACTCCTGTTATCCCTTTCCATCGTTATTTGCCTTCAACTCACCAGGAAACACTATCCCACCTCCGAGATTCAACTAACCAAGAAGTTATCGGCATTCCCCTCTTTCCCCATTTCACTTACTGCGTAACAGGCAGTATCATAAAATTCCTATCTAGACATCTTCCTAATATCAAATGGCGCTGGATTACTAACTTCGGATCTCACTCGTCATTTATCCAAACTTGGATTTCACACCTTAAAGAATTCTTCAAAAAGAATAAAATCCCTGAGGACGATTGTGTTCTGTTATTTTCCTTCCATGGAATACCTGAGAGCATGTCCAAAAAAGGCGACCCTTATGCCAGCCAATGTCTAGAATCTTTCGGCATCTTAAGGAAGGCCTTTCCCTTTAGTACGACTATGTTGTCTTTCCAGTCCCGTTTTGGCCCTTTTAAATGGCTAATGCCTTACACACAAAAAGTATGCCAAACACTCATATCCCCTAAGAAACACGTAGCTATAGTACCTCTGGGTTTTATTTCGGATCACCTGGAAACTCTTTTCGAAATAGAAAACGAATACCTCCCTACTTTACGTGAAAGAGGCTACAAAGCACACCGCGTGCCAGCTATTTTTGAATCTCAACACTGGATGCCGGCTCTACACGCAATTGTTCAAACTTCCACGCAAACCCGCCCTGAGCAAATATTCTCAAGGAACTTTGGAACGACAACATGA
- a CDS encoding sugar phosphate nucleotidyltransferase gives MVSFNNAGRYFGCSYRDKVGVIILCGGEGKRLAPLTKNRCKPTVSFGGRYKLIDIPISHAITSGFSKIFVIGQYLTYTLQQHLFKTYFYHGVVQDQIHLLVPEERNGEKIWYQGTADAIRQNLLYLEDVDVEYFLILSGDQLYNINFQKMVDYAQSTNASMVIAAQPIPEKDATRMGVMLFDDEYSLKDFYEKPQSPAVLDKFKSQSTCGRKKQKFGDKGFFWGSMGIYLFRKEELVHLLKNDNREDFGKHLIQTQMQKGDVKVFVYDGYWTDIGTIESYYEANLSLTRLPLNPDEGLSCYRDAGKIFSKNHHLPGAMISNSLISDSLLCEGAIINSSKISSSVLGIRSVIGQNTVIQDSVLIGNSGYSFKNSRKVGIGQDCLIQKAIIDENCSIGNGVILTNSQELLNYESPDGKVTVRDGIIIIPSGTEIPDNYVF, from the coding sequence ATGGTTTCTTTTAACAACGCAGGTCGCTATTTTGGATGCTCCTATCGAGATAAGGTTGGGGTGATAATTTTATGCGGAGGAGAAGGCAAAAGACTTGCTCCCCTAACTAAGAATCGTTGTAAACCTACAGTTTCTTTTGGCGGAAGGTACAAGTTAATAGACATACCTATTTCTCACGCCATAACTTCGGGTTTTTCTAAGATTTTTGTAATTGGGCAGTATTTAACATATACTCTTCAGCAGCATCTTTTTAAGACCTATTTTTACCATGGCGTAGTACAGGATCAGATACATCTTTTAGTTCCAGAAGAAAGAAATGGTGAAAAAATTTGGTATCAAGGCACGGCTGATGCCATCCGTCAGAATTTATTATATTTAGAAGACGTAGATGTAGAATATTTTCTTATTCTTTCTGGGGATCAACTATACAACATTAATTTTCAGAAAATGGTTGATTACGCACAATCTACAAATGCAAGTATGGTCATAGCTGCTCAGCCTATCCCCGAGAAGGATGCCACTAGAATGGGGGTCATGCTTTTTGATGATGAGTATTCTTTGAAAGATTTCTATGAGAAGCCCCAGTCTCCAGCAGTTTTAGATAAATTTAAATCACAATCTACATGTGGTCGAAAAAAACAAAAGTTTGGAGATAAAGGATTTTTTTGGGGCTCCATGGGCATTTACTTGTTTCGTAAAGAAGAGTTAGTTCACTTATTAAAAAACGATAATCGGGAAGATTTTGGGAAGCATCTTATACAAACGCAGATGCAGAAGGGAGATGTTAAGGTATTTGTTTACGACGGTTATTGGACGGATATAGGGACCATAGAATCCTATTACGAAGCAAATCTCTCTTTAACAAGACTTCCATTGAATCCTGACGAAGGTCTTAGTTGCTACAGAGATGCTGGAAAGATTTTCAGTAAGAATCACCATTTGCCAGGAGCAATGATTTCTAACTCTTTAATTTCAGATTCTTTATTGTGTGAAGGAGCTATAATTAATTCTTCGAAGATTTCTAGTAGTGTGCTGGGAATACGCTCCGTTATTGGGCAAAACACAGTGATTCAGGATTCTGTTCTCATAGGGAATAGTGGGTACTCTTTCAAAAATTCGCGAAAAGTTGGAATTGGTCAAGATTGCCTGATTCAGAAAGCGATCATAGATGAGAATTGTTCCATTGGTAACGGTGTGATACTAACAAACAGTCAAGAGCTGCTAAATTATGAATCTCCAGACGGTAAAGTAACAGTCAGAGATGGTATAATCATTATACCCAGTGGGACAGAAATTCCGGATAACTATGTTTTTTGA
- the rsmD gene encoding 16S rRNA (guanine(966)-N(2))-methyltransferase RsmD, protein MKILSGKFKGKSLVSFKDKSVRPTLGVVKEAVFNICRDVVQKCCFLDAFAGSGSMGFEALSRGAASATFIDSSIKSIKIIRSNAKLLQTEDQVIVLNKDVIAGFRRLQHQGRKFHIIYMDPPYVIADTFLEKVLLELVNTNLLESNARIFLEKASSKEIVVNGLISKNQRKFGDSFLFEYQLAETENI, encoded by the coding sequence ATGAAAATTCTTTCAGGAAAGTTTAAAGGTAAGAGTTTGGTATCTTTCAAAGACAAATCCGTTAGACCTACCTTGGGTGTTGTGAAAGAGGCCGTATTTAATATTTGCCGTGATGTTGTTCAGAAGTGTTGTTTTCTGGATGCTTTCGCTGGAAGTGGCAGCATGGGTTTTGAGGCTTTGAGTAGAGGTGCAGCCTCAGCAACGTTTATTGATTCGTCCATCAAATCTATAAAAATCATCCGTTCTAATGCCAAGTTATTGCAGACAGAGGATCAGGTAATCGTTCTGAATAAAGATGTGATTGCAGGATTTAGGCGACTGCAGCACCAGGGTAGAAAGTTTCACATAATTTATATGGACCCTCCCTATGTAATTGCGGATACATTTTTGGAGAAAGTGCTTCTTGAGCTAGTGAATACCAATCTCTTAGAAAGTAATGCGAGAATTTTTTTGGAAAAAGCTTCCTCTAAGGAAATTGTAGTTAACGGATTGATTTCAAAAAACCAGCGAAAATTTGGGGATAGTTTTTTATTCGAGTATCAATTGGCAGAAACCGAAAATATCTAG
- a CDS encoding transporter substrate-binding domain-containing protein, with protein sequence MKRFHFLRLSHVKNKRILRSVALGIALLLTVLSSGCSREKREILVGRDATWFPVQFGVYNANINAFLNALVSEINEREHTNIVLVNQDWIHLFENLDDRKTSGAFTSLYPGLENRSRYSFSEPFLLTGPVLVVQENSPYKDITSLKGKIIGVYKFDSSASVAQDIPGAIISAYKHVPVALESLSSGCYDALLVPVIEASSLVESVYKGRLKIISKPLTEEGLRMIALQGENDTLIDSFNSGLVKLRRQGKYDAIKKQYRLP encoded by the coding sequence ATGAAGAGGTTTCATTTCTTGAGGCTGAGTCACGTGAAGAACAAAAGAATTTTAAGAAGCGTCGCACTAGGTATTGCTTTGTTACTGACGGTTCTTTCGTCTGGATGTTCAAGAGAGAAAAGGGAGATTCTTGTCGGTAGAGATGCTACATGGTTCCCTGTACAGTTTGGTGTGTACAATGCGAACATCAATGCTTTTCTCAATGCTTTAGTTTCGGAAATTAATGAAAGGGAGCACACGAACATAGTATTGGTCAATCAAGATTGGATTCACCTTTTTGAAAATCTCGATGATCGAAAGACTTCAGGGGCTTTCACGTCATTGTATCCTGGGCTAGAGAATCGTTCTAGGTACAGTTTTTCTGAGCCGTTTCTTTTGACGGGACCCGTTTTGGTTGTGCAGGAGAACTCTCCTTACAAAGACATAACGTCTCTGAAGGGCAAAATCATAGGGGTCTACAAATTTGACTCGTCAGCATCAGTGGCTCAGGATATTCCTGGAGCTATCATTTCTGCGTATAAGCACGTTCCAGTAGCTTTAGAATCCTTATCTTCTGGGTGTTACGATGCTTTATTGGTGCCTGTTATAGAAGCATCTTCGCTAGTAGAGAGTGTCTACAAAGGAAGATTGAAAATTATTTCTAAACCTTTGACGGAGGAAGGGCTTCGGATGATCGCTCTTCAAGGTGAAAATGACACTCTCATAGACAGCTTTAATTCCGGGTTGGTGAAGCTACGTCGTCAAGGTAAGTATGACGCTATAAAAAAACAATATCGGTTGCCTTAA